From the Dethiosulfovibrio russensis genome, the window TACCGATGGGGCTCTACGCTCTTCCGATGATGGAGCTATCCCTGTATTTGGTCAGCCATGCCGTCCCTCTGGGTAAATGGGGCAACGTGTCCATCTATCACAGGATGATGGACAGAGGGGTGGATCATCCCGGTGCGGTCAAGTTCGTCACGTTCCTCTGTCTTTTGATCGGTACGGTAGTATCCTTCGTGCAGATAGGCATAAACGATACCACCAGGCCGGCCTTTTTATCCCTTTTGGCTGTGTCTATAGCAGTAGTGGTCTCCTGCCTCAAAGGTTCGCAAGGCAGGGCTAGAACCGGTCTTTGGGGAATCCGGGTCGATGGAATGTCAATGAATTACGCTCTTTCCAAAGTAAGGGGAAGGTTCTTGTCCGGGGCTCCGTCTGCCATGATAGTGACGGCTAACGCTCTGTCTTTTTATAGGGCTAAAAAAGACCCTCTGTACAGGGAAATTGCGGATTCAGCCTGGCTTACCCTGCCTGACGGTGCCGGATTGGTCTGGGCTCTTAAGTTCTTGGGCGTTCCGGTGGTCGAGCGGGTGGCCGGCATCGATTTTATGCATGGATTATGCCGTCTTGCCGCAGTGGAGAGATGGCCTATCTATCTGCTGGGAAGTAAGCCCGATGTCGTATCCTCTGCCGCCGTCGAGCTGGAGCGACTTTATCCCGGTTTAAAAGTCGTAGGCTATCGTGACGGTTATTTCGACGATTTGGAGGATCAAGATATCCTGCAGGGCATTCGGAGTTCGGGGGCTAAGCTCCTCTTTACTGCCTTGGGTGTACCTAAACAGGAGGCCTGGTTGAACCGTTATCTTCCCGAGATGGACGGTGTCGTCGGTGTCGGAGTCGGAGGAAGTTTCGACGTGATATCCGGAAGGCTTAGAAGGGCTCCTCTTTTGTGGCAAAAATGTGGTCTGGAATGGCTGTATAGACTTATTCAGGAACCCTGGCGTTTGCGCCAGGATGTCGATTTGGTGTTGTTCGTATTCTCCGTTCTATTGGAGAAGATAGGGTTCTCCGGCTGGAGGGGAAAAGATGAAAACCATCGTAGCTGAAGACATTATGAGCCGAGATCTCACGGCGGTGATGTCTCAAGACCGCGTTTTCGACGCCATCCACGTCCTGTACTCTCATGGGTTGTCCGGTCTTCCCGTTATAGACGACGATTGGAGGTTGGTCGGATATCTGTCCGAGTCGGATATTCTGAAGCCAACCATTCCGACCTACCTCGAGATATTGGCTCAAAGTACGTTTTTTGGAAACGAGGAGAACCTGCTTTTTCAGCGTTTTGGCGCCATGAAGAACGATCTGGTTAAGGATTTTATGCAGAAAGACCCCGTTTTCGTCTCTCCCGATACGAGCATAATGACCGTTGCGGATATGATGCTCAGAAAGAAATTCAAACGTCTTCCCGTTACCGAGGAAGGCAAGTTGATAGGGATAATCGATAGAGGTGCTTTTTGCGAGTTTCTGATGGAAGGCGGTATAGAGGGTGTCTCGCCGGAAATATAACCCCGTCGACTCCCTCTCTTCGGCTCCATGGTCCGTCGAAAACGATCGACTTGAGCAAAGCAGGATGGAGTTGGCGACTGAACTGGCCCAAAAGGAGAAAGAGATAGAGAGCGAACTGGACAAGGCCAAGTCTAGGTTGAAGGAGATGTCGGAGCGAACCATAGAGTTGTTAGGGGAGGAGTTCGCTGCCATGGAGGCCGATGTCTTGGATGAGGAAAGACGGGGCCGGGCCGAAAACTTCGAAGTCCTTGAGAGATTGAGGCAAGATCTCTCCCTTTGCAGGGTGGAGGATATCGTGGATAAGGCCTTTTCCCTGATCGCTTTTCCCGAAAAGGAGGATTGCTCTTGATCCGTAAGATGATCCGAGTCGCCATATGGGGGTTGACCTCAAGGCAGAGAGAGATCGTCTCTTTTCTTCACGATCAGGGAGTTTTGCACGTGGAGCATGGAGAGGCCGCCAGGATAACCGATGAGGAAGCCGACTCTCTGCGTCTCCTCCGGAGTAAATTATTGGGTATGATCGAATCCCTTGAATGGGATAGTTGGAAAGAAATAAGGGACGAGGATCTAGACGACCTCGGCCGGAATTTGACCTTGCCTTTTTCTCAGATGATAGAGGAAACGAACGAAAGTCTGGACCATTTCAAAAAGGAGTTATCCAGCCTTCTGGAACAGAGGGAGGAAGCTCGACGTCTTGGGAATAAACTTAAGGGAGCCAGCCATATATCTGTGCATTTCAGATCCTTCGTGCAGTCAGAAAACGAGGAGAACAGAGATGTGTCGATATGGTGGCTTCGAAAGGAGCAGGTTCCTGAGATCCTATCAGAGATACAATCCCTCCTCATATCCGACCATAGTGGAAGGGGCCCTGTCCCCGAGCTGCATCATCATGTCTTTCATATAAGAGAAAAAGAGAGCCTTTTGGCCGTGGGGGTCCCTCTGGAGTATAGGGGGCCGGTCAATCTATTCCTGGAATCGGAGGGCTTCGTTTCCTGGACCCCTACGG encodes:
- a CDS encoding WecB/TagA/CpsF family glycosyltransferase — encoded protein: MRDLTLVGVWMLFALWTGDSEIRAVVGMALLGSIVGMVQHTSPNKKLSWLFVVVGFFFALVGPRISFVGMPGGQYLYLSSYSSILMTALWVTVFPLLFQRLDAIPGLAGHLLGVSFSLTLLISSISGQQVGDAFLMSIAGVSFVAVFWSRLGHNYRQLGKPLSSFWGMLVAGASLVGVTKGVTFTTLMVIPMGLYALPMMELSLYLVSHAVPLGKWGNVSIYHRMMDRGVDHPGAVKFVTFLCLLIGTVVSFVQIGINDTTRPAFLSLLAVSIAVVVSCLKGSQGRARTGLWGIRVDGMSMNYALSKVRGRFLSGAPSAMIVTANALSFYRAKKDPLYREIADSAWLTLPDGAGLVWALKFLGVPVVERVAGIDFMHGLCRLAAVERWPIYLLGSKPDVVSSAAVELERLYPGLKVVGYRDGYFDDLEDQDILQGIRSSGAKLLFTALGVPKQEAWLNRYLPEMDGVVGVGVGGSFDVISGRLRRAPLLWQKCGLEWLYRLIQEPWRLRQDVDLVLFVFSVLLEKIGFSGWRGKDENHRS
- a CDS encoding CBS domain-containing protein — its product is MKTIVAEDIMSRDLTAVMSQDRVFDAIHVLYSHGLSGLPVIDDDWRLVGYLSESDILKPTIPTYLEILAQSTFFGNEENLLFQRFGAMKNDLVKDFMQKDPVFVSPDTSIMTVADMMLRKKFKRLPVTEEGKLIGIIDRGAFCEFLMEGGIEGVSPEI